A single genomic interval of Psychroserpens sp. NJDZ02 harbors:
- a CDS encoding erythromycin esterase family protein — translation MKNIILIIFTVFGLNSIFAQIEQNIYELNSMENLLTEDIKDILDINLIDKKVIFLGEAEHHIGSDFLAKTEFVKYLVLEKGYKDIAFEGDFFGLYFDHNKINLYSFWSRSVQCNELFEFLKEHNVTIWGFDNQMGSGYTWNNFTNKLTEFLQNNSISFDKKFTETTENYIKNRKKATKVIGKSNLEYLITEVDKLIKNETVIKDKLWSQFLKSYRSDIIINSTHKSNKKGIPVRDSQMAKNLDFLVKSMPEKKFIVWLANAHMTKYEYDFMKGQTMGGQFVNMNPNISYHIAISSIHMPYRKEKWIEKSSKDSENLLHYLPSTEKNYFIDSKQIINKNPEYSEKIFEGMFNLEENKTNWFKHFDALVFISKGEKVKYPK, via the coding sequence ATGAAAAATATTATCCTCATCATTTTTACAGTCTTTGGACTCAACTCTATATTTGCTCAAATTGAACAGAATATTTATGAATTGAACTCAATGGAAAACCTTTTAACCGAAGACATTAAGGACATTTTAGATATAAATTTAATTGATAAAAAAGTTATCTTCTTGGGAGAAGCTGAACATCACATTGGTTCGGATTTTTTAGCTAAAACTGAATTTGTGAAATATTTAGTTTTGGAAAAAGGATATAAAGACATTGCTTTTGAAGGCGATTTTTTTGGGCTTTATTTTGACCATAATAAAATTAATTTATACTCTTTTTGGTCTCGTTCTGTTCAATGCAATGAGCTATTCGAATTTTTAAAAGAACATAATGTAACTATTTGGGGTTTTGATAATCAAATGGGCTCTGGTTATACTTGGAATAATTTCACAAATAAACTGACTGAATTTCTACAAAATAATTCCATTAGTTTTGATAAAAAATTTACCGAAACAACTGAAAATTATATAAAAAATAGAAAAAAGGCAACCAAAGTTATTGGTAAATCAAATTTAGAATACTTAATCACTGAAGTTGATAAACTAATAAAAAACGAAACAGTAATTAAAGATAAACTTTGGTCTCAATTTTTGAAAAGTTACAGAAGCGACATTATTATAAATTCAACTCATAAAAGCAATAAAAAAGGAATACCCGTTAGAGACAGTCAAATGGCAAAAAACCTAGACTTTTTGGTTAAGTCAATGCCTGAAAAAAAGTTTATTGTTTGGCTAGCCAATGCACATATGACAAAATATGAATATGATTTTATGAAAGGCCAAACTATGGGAGGTCAATTTGTAAATATGAATCCTAATATTTCTTATCACATTGCTATTTCATCAATCCATATGCCTTATAGAAAAGAAAAATGGATAGAAAAATCAAGTAAAGACTCTGAAAACTTACTTCACTATTTACCTTCAACTGAAAAAAATTATTTTATTGACTCAAAACAAATAATTAACAAAAACCCAGAATATTCGGAAAAAATATTTGAGGGAATGTTTAATCTAGAGGAAAACAAAACGAATTGGTTCAAACATTTTGATGCATTAGTTTTTATATCAAAAGGAGAAAAAGTAAAATATCCGAAATAA
- a CDS encoding DUF692 family multinuclear iron-containing protein yields MKNNKPKLGLSLMPNPEFIAAVLPLFEAAQVEVIEWSFDTILDKTYQPEWLPLVLKEYGDNNRLLGHGVYYSLLDANWSANQDNWLKKAKQETLTYNYTHISEHFGLMSATNAHNGFPLPFDLSDTILNIGIDRLKKLQNTVQLDVGIENLALASNASDILKQGEFLNKLVTPVNGFIILDLHNIYCQSENFDIDMLTIITSYPLDLVKEIHISGGSWDQDTSLTKPIRRDTHDGCIPEAILNILPEVLQRCPVLEFIIFERIGDAFKDQKDGIDFRADFNKIKAIIDHTNFSTTPRHWSLNKHNLDQPLIDLELVNQQNTLRQNIQLDQPNAHPEWDTDLWKTATKLYKKWNK; encoded by the coding sequence ATGAAAAATAACAAACCTAAATTAGGCTTATCTCTAATGCCTAACCCAGAATTTATAGCAGCCGTACTCCCTTTATTTGAAGCTGCTCAAGTAGAAGTTATCGAGTGGTCTTTTGATACTATACTAGACAAAACGTATCAACCAGAATGGCTTCCGCTAGTATTAAAAGAATACGGAGATAATAATAGACTCCTTGGTCATGGTGTGTATTACTCCCTTTTGGATGCCAATTGGAGCGCCAATCAAGACAACTGGTTAAAAAAAGCAAAACAAGAGACACTAACTTATAATTACACTCATATCTCTGAACATTTTGGACTAATGAGTGCTACAAATGCACATAATGGTTTTCCGCTTCCTTTTGATTTATCTGATACGATTCTTAATATTGGTATAGATCGCTTAAAAAAACTACAAAACACAGTACAACTAGATGTTGGTATCGAAAACTTAGCGTTAGCCTCCAATGCATCAGATATATTAAAACAAGGCGAATTCCTAAATAAACTTGTAACACCGGTTAATGGGTTTATTATTTTAGACTTGCATAATATCTATTGTCAATCAGAAAATTTTGATATAGATATGCTGACCATCATTACTTCATATCCGCTAGATTTAGTTAAAGAAATTCATATTTCTGGAGGAAGTTGGGACCAGGATACCAGCTTAACCAAACCTATTAGAAGAGACACGCATGATGGTTGTATCCCAGAAGCTATACTTAATATACTGCCAGAAGTACTACAACGCTGTCCTGTGTTAGAATTTATAATTTTTGAACGAATTGGCGACGCCTTTAAAGACCAAAAGGACGGTATCGACTTTAGAGCTGATTTTAACAAAATAAAAGCCATTATAGACCACACCAATTTTAGTACAACACCAAGACATTGGTCATTAAACAAACATAATCTAGACCAACCTTTAATAGATTTAGAACTAGTAAATCAACAAAATACGTTACGCCAAAACATACAATTAGACCAACCTAACGCACATCCAGAATGGGATACTGACTTATGGAAAACAGCCACTAAGCTTTATAAAAAATGGAATAAGTAA
- a CDS encoding DUF4132 domain-containing protein — protein sequence MGLFDNFFNNKKNVTDNQNKSDVEILMIDWFSEAKLSYDEYNTSFYPQVFEIFKNTSYIADIISESEDEKHNLELNIAFIYLIYHFPDKDLIKRLKAIFYNNTNQNTPNSYFTTSFSKQQCASYPEYEFFQKTVNLIFHTYLHISGNRNPYDDSHKYKSLKFSFPEGFIRVMDFAKDIKTENKLYVFLGFYCYKQNDYSTSQYMSATDKVQNHLKDIVLKEINTLNKSTYIQLDLELFQEFFDLYYYKKGFKKWTNTKPNQRQDLGILDFPDFVNFIATNDTNLLVKYLLLSLNLKSFYTDDFLIKTVIYLENQLKPDEDIFLDFLTIYPVYNEVIIDNLYIPLAKKIGIQYHSEIRKKLENIILNQSTKAKHLTFFNALTNTIQDKIEKEIAQAKYTGSVAIIDTAHGWTAFLEGDKNKSIKSNFKEVTKIIDLSLVKIKSGYYDDAYQTVIEINLNGETQKIKHEHINAILFNENIGYQLIPVPFKIMEVINDKYYKGTKYFCGLQFLNQEQYNYLISTYLIGDFLDINIEKNYSNYNFANNNPLTFKAFTLEKTKNVSTNAFLADNNWKWFKEKYVDQLPSAKQWYDLMEIIISFSGSKKPTKKWNTEIATAIKKHGESLFYKELRTLIDSSIKEDFWYFDSNRNALKAIAWTCSLSNDAVSLIILKQIISNSYTKVPNVGPRSGAIGNSALEALIVHPNPDSFGILNLLRNQTKYARFANVLDKYIDKYIDHSDEDEQQLADKAIPDFDFNNGEKIVQYSGFAVKYVIKNKKLSKKWIVDAKETTTTPAFIKEENAKILKEVSSEFKSINTFFKLTKSRVKTYWLNNRQWDYKQWNTNLNHNEMLSPWLNGLLWKNKTQESTFMLLDNKVINSAKKEIKIADSDIIALWHPVMSTSNEIIDWQKFVLKNKIDQSERQVFREFYPFSDSELKLDDTSRFNHHFLTVKKLMAIANSAGWIFTYVHEDVNWPRVYIKALDITAHLKCEYNRNDFAIPTKGFYFTKNDTRKISYNDKVEKIMFDKIPETTRSEICRDIDLFIATTSVAHNIELSEQTELLKQYREDFSFGKFSDNAQAKIRKQIITLIGEQIGLKKINFEKNYLLIDGELNKYTINLGSGFAQLKETKRHIPIIPNTNVIKKKINKYGAITGDDTLYIILAKALFLQNDADITDQKILQIIKNK from the coding sequence ATGGGATTATTTGATAATTTTTTTAACAACAAAAAAAACGTAACTGACAACCAAAACAAATCTGATGTAGAAATATTAATGATCGATTGGTTTAGTGAAGCCAAATTGAGTTACGATGAATATAACACCAGTTTTTATCCACAAGTGTTTGAGATTTTTAAAAACACCTCTTACATCGCTGATATAATAAGCGAATCCGAAGATGAAAAACATAATTTAGAATTAAATATTGCATTTATATATTTAATCTATCATTTTCCTGACAAGGATTTGATTAAAAGATTAAAAGCTATTTTTTATAATAACACCAATCAAAATACACCTAACAGTTATTTTACAACCTCTTTTTCGAAACAACAGTGTGCATCATATCCGGAATACGAGTTCTTCCAAAAAACCGTAAATTTAATATTCCACACCTATCTACACATCTCCGGTAACAGGAATCCATATGATGATTCCCACAAATATAAATCACTTAAATTTTCCTTCCCTGAAGGGTTTATCCGTGTAATGGATTTTGCAAAAGACATAAAAACAGAAAACAAACTTTATGTTTTTTTAGGTTTTTATTGTTACAAACAAAATGATTACTCAACCAGTCAGTATATGTCTGCAACAGACAAGGTACAGAACCATTTAAAAGATATTGTTCTTAAGGAGATAAACACATTAAATAAAAGCACTTATATTCAACTAGATTTAGAGCTGTTTCAAGAATTTTTCGATTTGTATTATTATAAAAAAGGATTTAAAAAATGGACCAATACTAAACCTAATCAAAGACAAGATTTAGGGATTTTGGACTTTCCTGATTTTGTCAATTTCATAGCTACAAATGACACCAATCTATTAGTTAAATATTTATTATTATCCTTAAATTTAAAGAGCTTCTACACTGATGACTTTTTAATAAAAACGGTTATTTATTTAGAAAATCAACTAAAACCAGATGAAGATATATTTTTAGATTTTTTGACTATTTACCCTGTTTATAATGAGGTCATTATTGACAATCTATACATACCGTTAGCAAAAAAAATTGGAATACAGTACCATAGTGAAATAAGAAAAAAACTGGAAAACATTATTTTAAATCAATCCACTAAAGCCAAACACCTCACATTTTTTAACGCGCTAACCAATACCATCCAAGATAAGATAGAGAAAGAAATCGCACAAGCAAAATACACAGGATCAGTTGCGATTATTGATACTGCACATGGTTGGACTGCCTTTTTGGAGGGAGATAAAAACAAATCTATTAAAAGCAACTTTAAGGAAGTCACAAAGATTATTGATCTATCGCTTGTAAAAATTAAATCAGGCTACTACGATGATGCTTATCAAACCGTTATAGAAATAAATCTAAATGGAGAGACCCAAAAAATTAAGCATGAACATATTAACGCCATTTTATTTAATGAAAATATAGGATATCAATTAATACCTGTCCCATTTAAGATAATGGAAGTTATAAATGACAAATACTATAAAGGGACCAAATATTTTTGTGGCTTACAATTTTTAAACCAAGAGCAATATAATTACCTGATTTCAACTTATTTAATTGGAGATTTTCTAGACATAAATATCGAAAAAAATTACTCAAACTATAATTTTGCCAATAACAATCCGCTAACATTTAAAGCATTTACTTTAGAAAAAACTAAAAATGTGTCTACCAATGCCTTTTTGGCTGACAATAACTGGAAATGGTTTAAGGAAAAATATGTAGACCAGCTACCCTCTGCAAAACAATGGTATGACTTAATGGAGATAATAATCAGTTTTTCAGGAAGTAAAAAGCCGACAAAAAAATGGAATACTGAAATAGCTACTGCAATAAAAAAACATGGTGAATCTTTGTTTTACAAAGAATTAAGAACATTAATTGACAGCTCGATAAAAGAAGATTTTTGGTATTTTGATTCTAATAGAAATGCTCTAAAAGCAATAGCATGGACTTGCAGCTTATCAAATGATGCGGTGTCATTGATTATTTTGAAACAAATTATTTCTAATTCATATACAAAAGTACCTAATGTAGGTCCAAGATCTGGAGCAATTGGTAATTCTGCTTTAGAAGCTCTTATTGTGCATCCAAACCCGGATAGTTTTGGGATATTAAATCTATTAAGAAATCAAACTAAATATGCCCGTTTTGCAAATGTATTAGACAAATACATAGATAAATATATTGATCATTCTGATGAAGATGAGCAACAATTAGCAGATAAAGCTATTCCTGATTTCGATTTTAACAACGGAGAAAAAATTGTGCAATATTCTGGCTTTGCTGTAAAATATGTAATCAAAAACAAAAAACTAAGTAAAAAATGGATCGTAGATGCAAAAGAAACAACGACTACACCAGCTTTTATAAAGGAAGAAAATGCAAAAATACTAAAAGAAGTCTCTTCAGAATTTAAATCAATAAACACCTTTTTTAAATTAACCAAATCCCGAGTTAAAACCTATTGGCTTAACAATAGACAATGGGATTATAAACAGTGGAATACCAATTTAAACCATAACGAAATGTTAAGTCCATGGCTTAATGGATTACTATGGAAAAATAAAACTCAAGAGTCTACTTTTATGCTATTGGATAACAAAGTCATAAATAGCGCTAAAAAAGAAATTAAAATAGCAGATAGCGACATTATCGCCTTATGGCATCCTGTAATGTCTACAAGTAATGAAATAATAGATTGGCAAAAATTTGTATTAAAAAATAAAATTGACCAATCGGAAAGACAAGTATTTAGAGAGTTTTATCCTTTTTCTGATTCAGAATTAAAATTAGATGACACCTCAAGGTTTAATCATCACTTCTTAACTGTAAAAAAACTAATGGCTATTGCCAATTCCGCAGGTTGGATTTTTACCTACGTACATGAAGATGTCAATTGGCCTAGAGTCTATATAAAAGCACTTGATATTACGGCACATCTTAAATGCGAATATAACCGCAACGATTTTGCAATCCCCACGAAAGGCTTTTATTTTACTAAAAATGACACACGAAAAATTTCTTATAATGATAAGGTTGAAAAAATTATGTTTGATAAAATACCAGAAACAACACGTTCTGAAATATGTAGAGATATAGACTTATTTATCGCTACAACAAGTGTCGCCCATAATATTGAATTATCAGAACAAACAGAATTACTAAAACAATACAGAGAAGATTTCTCTTTTGGTAAATTTTCTGACAATGCACAAGCCAAAATAAGAAAACAAATAATAACCCTAATTGGAGAACAAATAGGATTAAAAAAAATCAACTTTGAAAAAAACTACTTATTAATTGATGGCGAATTAAATAAATACACAATTAATTTAGGTAGTGGTTTTGCACAACTAAAAGAGACAAAAAGACACATTCCAATTATACCTAATACAAACGTTATTAAAAAGAAGATTAATAAATATGGAGCTATCACAGGTGATGACACATTATATATCATATTAGCTAAAGCATTATTTCTGCAAAATGACGCCGACATTACAGATCAAAAAATACTGCAAATAATAAAAAATAAATAA
- a CDS encoding XAC2610-related protein codes for MKNIYILCLIVFMSCQDKTATKLPRFDFSKTKYFLAERDCCSNMGDYMLFEFKDKKDSLKGIATHISFFKDSPTVIKGTLKDSIIKFTYKESGRKDSTAYGIIGKDQIKLQLNGHNNLTLKEIDSITYYTKYLEAHPKLLTLQKDTIIGDYLFELKIKNWNSRTKHGVSTITIKDKTSKADIQQITSEAFYFYNKDKLYFNYYEDYNFDNITDLSFYTGTNGPYASNSFNYYIYDKAEKKFIRSIAYETIANAVSFEVDTVDNRMLSYNKGSCCMHYADAYKWVNDTLQLVKSLSVDNQYKHRVILKQRIDGQLKTILDKPDSHFTEQDMTKIYDSF; via the coding sequence ATGAAAAACATCTATATCCTATGCTTAATAGTGTTTATGAGTTGTCAAGACAAGACGGCAACTAAATTACCTAGATTTGACTTTAGTAAGACAAAATACTTCTTAGCAGAAAGAGATTGTTGCAGTAATATGGGTGATTATATGCTATTTGAGTTTAAAGATAAAAAGGACTCATTAAAAGGAATAGCAACCCACATTAGTTTTTTTAAAGACAGTCCAACTGTTATTAAAGGCACACTCAAAGACTCTATTATTAAATTCACTTATAAAGAGAGCGGAAGAAAAGACTCTACAGCTTATGGAATAATTGGAAAGGATCAAATTAAACTTCAATTAAATGGTCATAACAACCTTACTTTAAAAGAGATTGATTCTATAACCTATTACACAAAGTATTTAGAAGCACATCCTAAATTATTAACGTTACAAAAAGATACAATTATAGGGGATTATCTTTTCGAGCTGAAAATAAAAAATTGGAATTCGAGAACTAAACATGGTGTATCCACAATAACGATTAAAGACAAAACATCTAAAGCGGACATTCAGCAAATTACATCAGAAGCATTTTATTTTTATAATAAAGATAAATTGTATTTTAATTATTACGAAGATTATAATTTTGATAATATTACGGATTTATCTTTTTATACTGGAACCAATGGACCGTATGCCTCAAATAGCTTTAATTATTATATTTATGACAAAGCAGAGAAAAAATTTATTAGAAGTATTGCTTATGAAACCATAGCAAACGCAGTTTCGTTTGAAGTCGATACCGTTGATAACAGGATGCTTAGTTATAACAAAGGAAGTTGTTGCATGCATTATGCAGATGCTTACAAATGGGTAAATGATACACTACAGTTAGTTAAAAGTCTTTCCGTAGATAACCAATACAAACATAGGGTTATTTTAAAACAAAGAATTGATGGACAATTAAAAACAATACTAGATAAACCAGATTCCCATTTTACAGAACAGGACATGACTAAAATCTACGATAGTTTTTAA
- a CDS encoding SH3 domain-containing protein, which produces MTTPLKTLLVICTTLFCTLCFAQRHYTVKAKNGLIIRENPTVTSERLGKLLYDYQFEVDQKEVNKLDTISDIVGRWILVKKDTIKGYVFDGFMQRAYNTNAYRLYGLVKSVKTHSYYTSNTEKIKQGKHIKFNKQGKKTQVYEYDDQWVLDEEYVYNKKDQLISKYKYDVITQYKYDKKGNETEQLRFDNNKTPKTKFLTTYDSQGNTMSSEYYDYKEENSTKSIYTYNHANKQTKATHYNADGKLNSTYLYDYLKDTILVKKYKIDSENNKRVVAERLLNDSLGFITEKYVEYFPKETEYNKGKLYTYNQKVYDKQHQLIETTTYEAAESQFPNIGFSGGGGNYDERFVKQYHNGEITSFKNYRKLYYKQKDQEVLIEAINYKHNYSDELYHSYYSDFKESYRNEYYYDYNNTLIKHIEYGDDLKTIRTTKDYAYVFDNNGNWTVKKIFENGKLYQVYKQELEYY; this is translated from the coding sequence ATGACGACACCTTTAAAAACACTACTTGTTATTTGCACAACCTTATTTTGCACGCTTTGTTTTGCACAACGCCATTATACGGTTAAAGCAAAAAACGGACTAATTATAAGAGAAAACCCAACCGTTACTAGTGAGCGGCTTGGTAAGCTACTTTACGACTATCAATTTGAAGTAGATCAAAAAGAGGTTAACAAATTAGATACCATTAGCGACATCGTTGGACGCTGGATTCTAGTTAAAAAGGACACCATAAAAGGCTATGTATTTGATGGCTTTATGCAAAGAGCATATAATACAAACGCTTATAGATTATACGGTCTGGTTAAATCTGTAAAAACGCACTCCTATTATACCAGTAATACAGAAAAAATAAAACAAGGGAAGCATATTAAATTTAACAAACAGGGCAAAAAAACGCAAGTCTATGAGTATGATGACCAATGGGTATTAGATGAAGAGTACGTTTACAACAAAAAAGACCAATTGATATCCAAATATAAATACGACGTCATTACCCAGTATAAATACGACAAGAAAGGTAATGAAACAGAGCAACTTCGTTTTGATAATAACAAAACGCCTAAGACTAAGTTTTTAACTACTTACGATAGTCAAGGTAATACGATGTCTTCTGAGTATTATGACTATAAAGAAGAGAATAGCACGAAGTCGATTTACACCTATAACCATGCTAATAAACAGACTAAAGCGACGCATTATAATGCGGATGGAAAATTAAACAGCACCTATTTATACGACTATTTAAAGGATACTATTTTAGTGAAAAAATATAAAATTGATTCTGAAAACAATAAAAGAGTCGTCGCTGAAAGACTACTAAATGATTCTTTAGGTTTTATAACCGAAAAATATGTAGAATACTTTCCAAAAGAAACCGAGTATAACAAAGGTAAATTATACACCTATAACCAAAAAGTGTATGATAAACAACATCAATTAATAGAAACAACGACCTACGAGGCGGCTGAAAGTCAGTTTCCAAACATTGGGTTTTCTGGTGGCGGTGGTAATTATGACGAACGGTTCGTTAAACAGTATCACAATGGAGAAATCACCTCTTTTAAAAACTACAGAAAACTATATTACAAACAAAAAGACCAAGAAGTATTAATAGAAGCGATCAATTACAAGCATAATTATTCTGATGAGCTATATCACAGCTATTATAGTGATTTTAAGGAATCCTATAGAAATGAATATTACTACGACTATAACAATACGCTAATAAAACATATTGAATATGGAGACGATCTAAAAACAATAAGAACCACCAAAGATTATGCTTACGTTTTTGACAACAATGGTAATTGGACCGTAAAAAAGATATTTGAAAATGGTAAATTGTACCAAGTGTATAAACAAGAATTGGAATACTATTAA
- a CDS encoding DUF4272 domain-containing protein yields the protein MKYLKILMLMGFLSSLFGCSQKNKKAEKESDITTLPITKPVENITATIDQKERRIKSEKICKSKGIPIYKNPNSLFVESEKNVVLRTKDQVVDRALALLYLGLKSEGLEKIHLDKMDKDFEISSKLTPTEKEYASAIHPTEQQNTNANWRYESLHVLLWSLGYIDTLVYPNQMCNVSDDVKIVYQLGPKKFREQSKLRSKKEILDQADLILRFDWACVNARVKQEEAPGGLNTSVVYERHYALNWLIKFMNLHWDNVTTDT from the coding sequence ATGAAATATTTAAAAATACTTATGCTTATGGGATTTTTATCAAGCCTATTTGGTTGCAGTCAAAAAAACAAAAAAGCAGAAAAAGAATCTGATATTACGACACTACCAATTACCAAACCCGTTGAAAATATCACAGCAACTATTGACCAAAAAGAAAGAAGAATCAAATCTGAAAAAATTTGTAAATCTAAAGGTATTCCCATTTATAAAAACCCTAATTCACTTTTTGTCGAATCTGAGAAAAATGTAGTATTAAGAACTAAAGACCAAGTTGTAGACAGAGCATTAGCATTATTATATTTAGGTTTAAAAAGTGAAGGATTAGAAAAAATTCATTTAGATAAAATGGATAAAGATTTTGAAATTTCATCAAAACTAACTCCAACCGAAAAAGAATACGCGTCCGCAATACATCCAACAGAACAACAAAATACAAATGCAAATTGGAGATATGAAAGTTTACACGTGCTACTTTGGTCACTTGGTTATATTGACACGTTAGTTTACCCAAACCAAATGTGCAATGTTTCGGATGATGTAAAAATTGTATATCAATTAGGTCCAAAAAAATTTAGAGAACAATCTAAATTAAGAAGTAAAAAAGAAATTCTTGACCAAGCAGATTTAATTTTAAGATTTGATTGGGCTTGCGTAAATGCTAGAGTAAAACAAGAAGAAGCTCCAGGAGGTTTAAATACAAGTGTCGTTTATGAAAGACATTATGCTTTAAATTGGTTGATTAAGTTTATGAATCTACATTGGGATAATGTAACAACAGATACCTAA
- a CDS encoding terpene synthase family protein, with protein sequence MNFNSTLLTISNTQLYIHKDADTISQKAKLRSEQLGVIDDNLYSGHSTMTNYIYIDSPIDKMVNVLVTYDVLYFLDDFFGEDTNTGQLPEIDKILEIWKGKKTHHSENNKINKLYTAINYISTTLRADSPEDFYTKYTASVIEHLSASLTTKTFTTVNEYISIRLITGGMYLLIDLIEYVHSIYITPALIGNKNLYIKDLCTQCALIGALSNDLFSYAKEKHSDYNLINAYLVTKEASDYNQAVIKSIDKVNQIHADFKTTMIKARQTPLPLKDKLTVDKYFRALEIIVASSYHWQKRTNRYYHSENVFEDMKTSTTAIKNMCL encoded by the coding sequence ATGAATTTCAACTCAACGCTTTTAACAATATCTAATACCCAATTATATATTCACAAAGATGCAGATACTATTTCACAAAAAGCAAAATTAAGATCTGAACAGTTAGGAGTCATTGATGATAACTTATATTCTGGTCATTCTACAATGACAAATTACATCTACATTGATAGTCCCATAGATAAAATGGTAAATGTTCTTGTCACTTACGACGTTTTGTACTTTTTGGATGACTTTTTTGGAGAAGACACCAATACTGGACAATTACCTGAAATAGATAAAATATTAGAAATATGGAAAGGTAAAAAAACACATCATTCTGAAAATAATAAAATCAATAAATTATATACAGCTATTAACTACATAAGCACTACGCTAAGAGCAGATAGCCCTGAAGATTTCTATACTAAATACACGGCGTCTGTCATTGAGCATTTATCGGCTTCATTGACAACAAAAACATTCACGACTGTCAACGAATATATCTCTATAAGATTAATTACGGGTGGCATGTATCTTCTTATTGATTTAATCGAATACGTACATTCTATTTACATCACCCCTGCACTCATTGGCAATAAAAACCTATATATAAAAGACCTATGTACACAATGTGCGCTAATAGGCGCGTTATCCAATGATCTGTTCTCCTATGCTAAAGAAAAACATAGTGATTATAACCTAATCAATGCCTATTTAGTAACCAAGGAAGCCTCAGACTACAATCAGGCTGTAATTAAATCGATAGACAAAGTAAATCAAATACATGCCGATTTTAAAACAACGATGATAAAAGCTAGACAAACGCCTTTACCTTTAAAAGATAAATTAACGGTAGACAAATATTTTCGTGCATTAGAAATTATTGTAGCTTCCTCATACCATTGGCAAAAAAGAACTAACCGCTATTACCATTCAGAAAATGTCTTTGAAGATATGAAAACCTCTACAACCGCTATTAAAAACATGTGTCTATAA